In Vicia villosa cultivar HV-30 ecotype Madison, WI linkage group LG7, Vvil1.0, whole genome shotgun sequence, the DNA window TTAAACACTTTTCACACAGAATTTTCTCATTATAAGAAAAAGCCAAAATGCAAACTGAACATGAAAAAGCTTATGTAATAATTCCCATTAGACAAGACATGTATCACACAGTACACACATCTAAGTGTTCTTTTTTCTTCGTTTTTTCAAGCAAAATGTATTAAAAGATGGTAGTAGACAAGGGGTAGTGGGGTACCCCACTTTACATTAAGATACAAACTTAGTTCAATTCAGCTTTATACgtgaaaatatcaaaattatacaAACTCACATTTTAGATTAATACTAACTATGCAGCCAAAATTGGAACCCTCTTGTGCCCTATAAACTGCTGCTTAAGCATATCATAGTTATTTCTATAGTGTTCAAGTGAGAAGCAAAGCTGCCGAATCGCCTCGCGCTTCTCCTCGGCTGTTTCTAAGATCTCCGATTTTTGCCTTTCGACCTGTTCCTCGAGTTTTTTAGCTTTTGTTTTTATCTCTTCTACTTGTCTGCGTGTTTCTTCCATTCCGGAAATCAGTTGTACATGTTCCATATGTAATTCGTTCAAATGTTGATCGAGACTTTCGATCCTTCCGTCTCTAGAGTTCACATCTTCCTTGAGTGAACTTATTACGATATTGAGATTATCTCTCTCTGACTTTAAGGCATCAAGGATTGCAATGagttcttttttgttgttttctctCTGCTTGATTTCTGCCTTGAGTAACTCGATTCTGTCTTTGAATTCTGCCTCCATCTCGATCCTTTCGGATTGAATGTTTCTGATCTCCTCTTCAAAAGATCGGCCGCGGCATTCCCATTCTCTGATCAGCTCTTTTAAATGCGTTTGTTCCTCCAATAATTTGGACATTTCCAACTTCAAATTAGCTTTCTCTGGGAAGATTTTCTCCTCGGCATCCGATACAGCTGTTTTCAACTCCCGGATCTCGTTATCCCGGTCTGATAAACTACTCCTTAACCTCGCAAGTCTTTCTTGGAATTTCGTGCTCTCTCTTTTCTCGGCGCTGAATTTGGTTTTCCAAGATGAAATGTCCTTTCGAGCCAAGTCAAGTTGTTCCTGCAGCTGTTGAATTCTTTCCTTGGATTTATTCACCTCAGTTTTCAGTGAAGCAACCTGCATTTCAGAAGCCTTGAGATTTTCTTTCGCGATTCGAAGCTCATCTGTAAGTGCCACGGTGTCATTACTCGGCTCGAACAATTCCTTATCCACACCATCAATGCTTCCTTGAACCTCCAGTTCCTTATCGACACTAGCATCGATATTTCCTGAACCCAAGGATCTGTAGTTTTCGAGTTCAATCTTTAGTTTAGTGATTTCTTCTTCTGACATCCTTAACTTTTCATTCACAATCACTAAATCGTGTTCATAAGCATTAATTTTAGCATAAGCATCTTCGAAATTCTCAATTCTAGCCTCACTAGATGAAACGGAAACCTCCGCATGGTCCCCTTCCTGTGTCCATAGCTTTTCTTTTACCTCACGTAGTTCATTTTCCAACTCAGATATTCTTCTGTTCATCCCCGGATCACTACCATTCCGCGAGAAAGCTGAATAATTGTTGACCGATGATGAATCATCAGATTCTTCCTCAGAATCCGTCACACTTGAGGACTCATCTCCGTCTTTTTGGTTTATATCAGAAGCATTTCCACCAGATCCCAGAAAGAAGTCAAACCCAGCAGCTCGGTTACCAGATTTTGTATGAGCTACATTTGGAGAGGGCAAAGCCGAAGACGGTTCAGAGCCGGTGTCTGAAAAACCTGAGCCTTGAGATTGGAGATCAGTTTGTACATTCTTCCGCAACTCTCCCGTCACATGATCATAGCGTTCTGCCAAGGCTCGGTAACTACGGTAAAACTCCTCAACCAAAGAAATCAACTGTGGTCTCTTCTTGTAATACATTTCAGCTTTTTTAGCAAATGAATCCGCATCGTCTTCTATCAGCTTCAACATCCGTTTCACACTCCGGTCCATTTCTGATGTCAAAGATGATTTCGTCAAAATGGTTCAACAAAATAATTAACATATAGCCTATCTTAAAGGAGATAATACTCATTTTAACAAGAATTATGAAACTCTGCTGCCAGTTAGAAACATACTAGTTAAAGAATTTATCTTTCAAATCACAAATCTCACCAAGAAGGCAAATAAAGTAATATAAAGTATAAATCAATGATAAACATAcaatttttgtcaaaaaaaacatATGTAACCATAAGAGCATTGCGAGTTGCAACTGTCCCAGAAGGAGTAGTCCAATTGTCTCAGTTATGACACCGAATAAATTATATGCATGTAAGGTTCAATTCTAGCCAATAACATTTCGTCTTCCTCCTCTAAACATATGTTATAATTGGCGATCGGTTTGGCAAAATCACAAATATCACCGTGCGTGATTTGTTAGAGATATTAACATATGTTACAAATTAGTTACAATAGATAAGAGTTAGTTACTAGTTACAAATTAATTACAAATTGGTTACACTACATGAGAGATAGTTATTAGTTGCAAGTTAGTTACAAATTAGTTACAATTAGATGAGAGAGTTATTTATTAGTTGCTAGTTAGTTacaaattggttaccccacacgAGAGTTAATTATTAGCTGCAAGTTAGTTACAAATTAGTTACCCTACACGAGAGTTAGTTATTAGTTGCAAGTTAATTGTTACAAATTGGTTACCCTAGATAAGATGAGAGTTAGTTATTAGTTGCAAGTTAGTTACAAATTGGTTATCCTAAATGAAAGTTAGTTATTAGTTGCACATTAGATACAAATTTGTTACCCTAAATGAAAGTTAGTTATTAGTTGCAAGTTAGTTACAAATTGGTTACATTAAATGAAAGTTAGCTATTAGTTGCAAGTTAGTTACAAAGTGGTTACATTAAATGAAAGTTAGTTATCAGTTGCAAGTTAGTTACAAATTTGTTAGACCATAGGAGAGTTAGTTATTAGTTGCAAGTTAATTACAAATTAGTTACACCAGATGAGAGTTAGTTATTAGATGCAAGTTAATTACAAATTAGTTAGAGTTAGTTATAGTCTTAGTCTATAAAAGTCTCATTGTATCAAAATATAGAGTTTATTTCACTTTCTCATATTTTCTCTTTTCTATAGTTTCTTTCTTTAGATTCTATCAAAATCTTAACatgattcttaaattctaatttcaattaaaacaaagagtaacaaactaattaataaaaataagagcATTGCAATTGTAATAATTAGGTTTACCTTCAAGATTTGCAGAGAGCCACCTAGAATTCTTGGGACCAATATGACTATCCCACCACCAAGAATGTGATTTCCTTGATTCCAACCTCTTCATTTGCTTGCTAGAATTAACCTAACATATCATATAACAAAATAACCAACCATTGTAATGTGAAAATGAATtttaataacataaacataaacatgtgACACTTACCCCAGAAGCAGCCATTTTCCAGAGCAAGTTCTAGCTAAGCTTCAGAAACCCTGAAATGGTTgacaataaacacaaaacatgaaaaacaaaaacaattaatcATTAATCAACATTAAGATGCATTTAGAaactaacaataaaaaataaatatcacattAATGTGGACCCCATCTACATCATGGGCATGTGTTCCACCGACCCTGGCCCAGAACGAAAACAGCAAGACAAGCAGTGAAACACGACACACATGAATTTCGCGCGgacaattttaaaatgaaaaataataaaatatataatcaaagttaattttaatttaaaaaataaaaaagctttgacaatttttattttatttattatcttaCAAAAACAACGGAGCGTGTTTAAGGTACAGCTATACCCACCTCCACCCGTTGAAGCGCGCAATCGCCGCTTGAAAACGTGTTTCTTGACTGGTGGTTGGTTGGTTgcacaaattttattttattttttggaaataaaaaatatattttaattacaaagaaaacaaaatttatatATCATTTATTGTAATACTAACTGTTTATgatatatttttgtaattttattgattgattatgtcgATAATTCCAAATTTTGCTTTTTGTTAGAACAATAATAGATAAGATTCagacaaacataaaaaataaaaaaacaaaaaactatgTCAAAGGATttcatgaaatgaaaaaaaaaaaacatgtttcagCAAGACAAAGACAAAAACAACGGAATTTTGCAAATGATTAGTAGAAATTAAAGAGAGAATAGAAGTGATTTGGAGAAATAAGAGAGAGTTTGGTTACCTGAAAAATGGAGTGTTTGGATGAGAAGTAGAAGAAGCTGCAAGATAAAGCAATGGATCTGggaacagagagagagagagagagagagaggggttaAAAATACGAAGGTGTTGGAGAGTACTTGTATTGTGTGGGGTGGGGACAGAGAGGAAAAGAAAATGGCCGGAAAAGAAAGTCTTTGTGGTTTGTTTCTTCTATTTAATGTCCATTAAGTTTCATGACTCCATTTTCCTTTAAATGATTGTCATACCTTTTCATtagtctatttatttatttattgataataaattactagttaattatttgtttttttcttggagaaaaaaaatagttaaaatagGTTGTATTCATTTAGTGCATCAATTTTGGTTAATGGGTCACGATTTGACTCATATTTTGTAACTATTTGAGCTTGAAGTCGGTTGTCAATTTGAAAACTTCCTTATCAATAATACTACTAATGTGTGTATTCCTATGAATAGATCATTTCtactttaaatataatttatgttttttatttaaaacattgTATGTGAGATTTTTGTTTGTcgttacaaaaaaaatattaaaattatttttatattggacTAATATAAATCtattattgaatattaatagttttgatcagggccggtcccgactttttagaggcccagggcaaacaaaaaaatagacccctaacaaaaaatcgattttttactCGTCTCCAGAATAAAGAAGAATTTCAATCAAAAATATGAAATCTTAATTATTTCTAACAAAAAG includes these proteins:
- the LOC131620833 gene encoding protein NETWORKED 4A, with the protein product MAASGVNSSKQMKRLESRKSHSWWWDSHIGPKNSRWLSANLEEMDRSVKRMLKLIEDDADSFAKKAEMYYKKRPQLISLVEEFYRSYRALAERYDHVTGELRKNVQTDLQSQGSGFSDTGSEPSSALPSPNVAHTKSGNRAAGFDFFLGSGGNASDINQKDGDESSSVTDSEEESDDSSSVNNYSAFSRNGSDPGMNRRISELENELREVKEKLWTQEGDHAEVSVSSSEARIENFEDAYAKINAYEHDLVIVNEKLRMSEEEITKLKIELENYRSLGSGNIDASVDKELEVQGSIDGVDKELFEPSNDTVALTDELRIAKENLKASEMQVASLKTEVNKSKERIQQLQEQLDLARKDISSWKTKFSAEKRESTKFQERLARLRSSLSDRDNEIRELKTAVSDAEEKIFPEKANLKLEMSKLLEEQTHLKELIREWECRGRSFEEEIRNIQSERIEMEAEFKDRIELLKAEIKQRENNKKELIAILDALKSERDNLNIVISSLKEDVNSRDGRIESLDQHLNELHMEHVQLISGMEETRRQVEEIKTKAKKLEEQVERQKSEILETAEEKREAIRQLCFSLEHYRNNYDMLKQQFIGHKRVPILAA